The Felis catus isolate Fca126 chromosome X, F.catus_Fca126_mat1.0, whole genome shotgun sequence genome includes a region encoding these proteins:
- the ARSH gene encoding arylsulfatase H, whose amino-acid sequence MTWPFRKWTCWLSVHLWCLFGALSSALMTRNSRPNIVLLMADDLGVGDVCCYGNNTVSTPNIDRLASEGVRLTQHLAAASVCTPSRTAFLTGRYPVRSGMASPFNLNRVLTWLGGSGGLPTNETTFAKLLQHRGYRTGLIGKWHQGLSCASRNDHCYHPLNHGFDYFYGLPFGLLSDCQASRTPELHRWLRIKLWMSTAVLGLVPVLLLVPKYARWFPVPWKVLLALGLLAFLFFLSWYSSYGFTRRWNCILMRNHDIVQQPMREERVTSLLLKEALAFIDRYKRGPFLLFVSFLHVHTPLITKEKFVGHSKYGLYGDNVEEMDWMVGRILEALDRERLSNHTLVYFTSDNGGRLEVQEGGAQLGGSNGVYKGGKGMGGWEGGIRVPGIFRWPTVLEAGKVIDEPTSLMDIYPTLSYVGGGILPQDRVIDGRNLMPLLEGRVSHSDHEFLFHYCGVYLHTARWHQKDCATVWKVHYVTPKFSPDGADACYGSGICSCSGDVTYHDPPLLFDISRDPSEARPLSPDNEALFDSVVKKIEAAIKEHRRTLTPVPQQFSVFNTIWKPWLQPCCGTFPFCGCDKEDDILSTAW is encoded by the exons ATGACGTGGCCATTCCGTAAGTG GACCTGCTGGCTGTCCGTTCACCTCTGGTGCCTGTTTGGGGCCCTGAGTTCAGCGCTGATGACGAGGAACTCGAGGCCCAATATTGTGCTCCTGATGGCGGATGACCTCGGGGTGGGAGATGTCTGTTGCTACGGCAATAACACAGTGAG CACACCGAATATCGACCGCCTGGCGAGTGAGGGCGTGCGGCTCACCCAGCACCTGGCGGCTGCGTCCGTGTGCACCCCGAGTAGGACTGCCTTCCTGACCGGCCGGTACCCCGTCAGATCAG GGATGGCGTCTCCCTTCAACCTGAACCGCGTCCTTACCTGGCTCGGAGGCTCGGGCGGTCTGCCCACCAACGAAACCACGTTCGCCAAGCTCCTACAACATCGGGGCTATCGCACGGGACTCATAG GCAAATGGCACCAGGGCTTGAGCTGCGCCTCTCGGAACGACCACTGTTACCACCCGCTCAACCACGGCTTCGACTACTTCTACGGGCTGCCCTTTGGCTTGCTTAGTGACTGCCAGGCGTCCAGGACCCCCGAGCTGCACCGCTGGCTGCGTATCAAGCTGTGGATGTCCACGGCGGTCCTCGGCCTCGTGCCCGTCCTGCTGCTCGTCCCCAAATACGCCCGCTGGTTCCCCGTGCCCTGGAAGGTCCTCCTGGCCCTGGGCCTGCTggccttcctcttcttcctgtccTGGTACTCCAGCTACGGGTTCACGAGACGCTGGAACTGTATCCTGATGAGAAATCACGACATCGTCCAGCAGCCCATGCGCGAGGAGCGGGTAACCTCCCTCCTGCTCAAGGAGGCCCTCGCCTTTATCGACAG GTATAAACGcggccccttcctcctcttcgTGTCCTTTCTGCACGTGCACACCCCACTGATCACCAAAGAGAAGTTTGTGGGGCACAGTAAATACGGGCTCTATGGAGATAACGTCGAAGAAATGGACTGGATGGTGG GTAGGATCCTGGAGGCCCTGGACCGGGAGCGCCTGTCCAATCACACGCTGGTGTACTTCACGTCGGACAACGGGGGTCGCCTGGAGGTGCAGGAAGGCGGGGCCCAGCTGGGCGGCTCCAACGGCGTCTACAAAG GTGGCAAAGGAATGGGCGGATGGGAGGGGGGCATTCGTGTCCCAGGAATATTCCGGTGGCCGacggtcctggaggctgggaaagtgATTGATGAACCAACAAGCCTAATGGACATTTATCCGACACTGTCTTATGTAGGTGGAGGGATACTGCCCCAGGACAG AGTGATTGATGGCCGGAATCTAATGCCCTTGCTGGAAGGCAGGGTATCCCACTCGGACCACGAGTTCCTCTTCCACTACTGTGGGGTCTACCTGCACACAGCCAGGTGGCATCAGAAGGACT GTGCAACGGTGTGGAAGGTCCATTACGTGACTCCCAAATTCTCCCCGGACGGAGCTGATGCCTGCTATGGAAGTGGAATATGTTCATGTTCTGGAGATGTCACCTACCATGATCCTCCACTGCTCTTTGACATCTCGAGAGACCCTTCTGAGGCCCGGCCTCTTAGCCCTGACAATGAAGCCTTATTTGACTCAGTGGTCAAGAAAATCGAGGCGGCCATAAAAGAGCATCGCAGGACTCTCACACCTGTCCCACAGCAGTTCTCTGTGTTCAACACCATTTGGAAACCGTGGCTGCAGCCCTGCTGTGGGACTTTCCCTTTTTGTGGGTGTGACAAAGAAGATGACATCCTCTCTACGGCTTGGTGA